The DNA region CCGGTGTGCGCCAGCTGCTCGGTGGTGACCTTGGGCTCGACTTCGGTCCGCGGTTCACCGGTGGGGGGCGTGAGCGGGGGCGTGACCACGGGGGGCGTGACGGGAGGCGTGACCACCGGGGGTGTCACGGGGGGAGTGACTACCGGGGGCGTAACCGGCGGCGTGACTGGGGGCGTAACCGGCGGAGTGACCACCGGGGGTGTGACCGGGGGTGTGACTGGGGGCGTGACTGGGGGCGTGACTGGGGGTGTGACCGGGGGTGTGACCGGGGGTGTGACCGGCGGAGTGACCGGCGGAGTGACCGGGGGCGTGACCACCGGCGGTGTGACCACGGGGGGTTCCACGGGAGGCTCGACCACCGGCGGCTCGATGCCCGGCCCGCCCTCGTTCTCGCACGTGTTCCCAGCAGCCGGGTTCAGCGCACCGACGACGTCAACGGTGTTGCCGCACACGTTGACCGGAACGTCCACGGGAGCCTGGACGTTGTTGCCGGACAGCACCCCGGGGGAGTGGGCAGCGACGCCCTCGGCGCTCGCCCCCTGGCCCCCGTTGCCGGAACTGTCCCTGTTCTCGCACTCGTTGCCGAACGCGGGGTTCAGCAGGCCGATCACATTCACCGTGTTGCCGCACACGTTGACCGGCACATGCACCGGCACCTGCACGTTGTTGCCCGAGCCGACGCCGGGCGAACCGACGGCCGCACCGTCGGCGGAGGCATCCGCGAACGCGTATCCGCCGGCAGCGGTCAGGATTCCTGACGCCGCCGCCATCACCAGCACGCTCTTACTCAAGGCTTTTCGCATTGGTTGCCCCTTCTTCGGACATTCCGTGCGAGCAGAACGCTCGCTGTTCATTCATCAGGCCGGTGCGGAATCCGTCGGGGAGGCCACCCCGGCGGTGCCCGTGCATGACTCGGCAAGCGGCGGTTACGGAAGGCGCAGAGACCACGGAAGACGTGTGCTTCATGAGAGGAGTCCGTGCTTCTGCCGGTCAAGCGCCCGAACCTGCACGCTTGTGTCACTCATAACGAGGAGGAGTTGTCGAGGAAACTCGAATAGTCGTGGAAATTGTGTGTTCACACGAATGGAGTACACGTGCGGGCCGGTATCGACGTCGTCCGGCGTGTGGAGCAGGTCGATTCACCGCGCGGGAATGGCTGCTGGGAGGCGGCAAGTGGCCGCGCGGAACGATTCCGCCCATGAGGTCCTGAGGTGGCTTTTCGTACTGCTGTGCGTGCTCCCCTGGCATTCGGGTGAATGGAGAGAACCAAACGCCCGGTCGCGAGTTGGGCAGGTCGCTCCTGTACGGGGCAACCAGTACGAGAAGGGTTAATCGTGATCAAGAAGGTTCTGGCTACGGGTGCCGTTGCCGCCTCCATCCTCGGTCTGGGCGCGACGCAGGCCATGGCTATCGGCGACGACGGCGGTACGACCTCGGTCAACGGCAACGGAGCCTCGCAGTCGTTCGGCAACGCCGAGACCCACGGTGACGGCAGCCCGCAGTTCGGTCTGGTCCAGGGCAGCCTGAACAAGCCCTGCATCGGCCTGCCGGCCAAGGCCAACGTCGGCTCGCTCGTCGGCCTGGTCCCGGTCGCGGTCCAGGACGTCAACGTGCTGTCCTCGCCGCAGAACCAGCAGTGCACCGAGAACTCCACCCAGGCCAAGGGCGACGAGCCGCTGTCGCACATCCTGGACGGCATCCCCGTGCTCTCCGGCAACGGTGCCGGCAACAGCTGATCCGCAGCCGATCCAGCCGTAACGACAGGCCCGGGCCGCCGGCGTTCCTCCTCCGCGCAGCCCGGGCCTGTTGCTGCCGTTCCCGGCATGGGTGCACCGGATTGTCGGAAGATCCCTCCGGTGACATCGAGTGATCGATATTGCGTCATCCGGGCGATTTTTCGAGAATTTTCTGCTTGAAGAGTTTCGCATACGGTCTTAAATCGTTACGAATTACAGTGGCGGAGTTACGAGTGATCAGGACCGCGCTCGTGCGGCACGAAAGACGTGGCCGCTTCGGACTCCGTCAAAGAAAGGGAACAAAGTGAAGTACACCAAGGTTGCCGCCATCGCCGCCGGAACCCTGATGGCGATGGGTGCCGCCGCTCCCGCGTTCGCCGACTCCGGTGCCGAGGGCGGCGCTGCCTACTCCCCGGGCGTGCTGTCCGGCAACAACGTCCAGGTCCCGGTTCACGTCCCGCTCAACCTGTGCGGCAACTCCGTGAACGTGATCGGTCTGCTCAACCCCGCCTTCGGCAACACCTGCTCCAACGTCTGACCTCTGGTCGGACGGGCCGAACGCTCGTGACCGGAAGGCCCCGGAACGCATTCGATGCGATCCGGGGTCTTCCCCCTTTTCCGGCATTCGATCGGGTGGTCCCGCAGAAATACGAACTCATCCAGTTGCCGTGTCGCAACCGCATCGTTACCCAGAGGGAAAGCGGCAGAAGGCACGGCTAAAGAAGGCTCGTGCGGCGCGGGTGCGCGACCGAACGGATGCCGCTGCAGAAGGGAACCCGAAAGTGAAGTACGCGAAGACTGCTGCGTTCGTTGCCGGTTCCGTGGTTGCTCTCGGAACGGCTGCTCCCGCCTTCGCCGTCACCAACGCCACGGCCCCCAACTTCAGCCTCAACGGCGGCGTCAACCAGGTGGTGGAGGGCGCCCCGCAGGCCGTCGACCCGATCGTCGACACGGTCGGCGGCGCCGCGGAGTCCGTACAGAAGAGCGGCGCCGTCACCAAGCTGGCCGACCAGGCGACCGGTGCGGCCAAGGGCGCGGCCCCGCTCATGGGCGGCCTGCCGCTCGGCGGCTGATCGGTCGCGCCACGGAAGTTCCCGCTGATCCCCGGCCTTTCGAATTACTCCGGCGCTGCGAATTCGGCGAACAACCGAACGTAAAAGCACCGTTCGAGTGAATTGGCACAACCATCCCCGTCGTCGTGAGTTGATCAGGGCGCTCCGGACAGGCGGGCAACAGAAAACCCCAGAAGGGCTATTTGATGATCAAGAAGATTATGGCCTCGGCAGCAGTCGCTGCTTCGATCGTCGGCGTCTCCGCCGCGATCGCCCCGCAGGCCATGGCCATTGGCAACGACGGTGGCACGACGTCGGTCAACGGCAACGACGCCATCCAGTCGTACGGCAACTCCGCCACCCACGGCGACATGAGCCCGCAGTTCGCGCTCATCCAGGGCTCGCTCAACAAGCCCTGCGTCGCACTGCCGGCCAAGGCCAACGTCGGTTCGGTCCTCGGGGCCGTCCCGGTCTCGGTCCAGGACATCAACGTCCTGGCCTCGCCGCAGAACCAGCAGTGCACGGAGAACTCCACCCAGGCCAAGGGCGACGAGGCCCTCTCGCACATCCTGGACGACATCCCGATCCTGTCCGGCAACGGCGCCGGCAACAACTAAGGCCGTACCGCTCCGGGCGCTCCTCGCCGATTCGTCGAACCGGCAGGGGAGCGTGCCGCGGGCAGCTTCGAGCCCGCCTGTACGCAGTACGTGAAACACCCGTGGGGCCGGCACATCCACGCGGCAGTCGTTCTTCGGCCGCCCGGATGTGTCGGCCCCACTCGTGTGTCCGGGGTGCAACGGCCCCTCGAAGGGGCGGGCGGACTGGGCCGGTTGCCGTAGTGCCGGCAGACGTCACCCGCCGTACCGGGTAGGGGCCAGACAT from Streptomyces sp. NBC_01591 includes:
- a CDS encoding chaplin; this encodes MRKALSKSVLVMAAASGILTAAGGYAFADASADGAAVGSPGVGSGNNVQVPVHVPVNVCGNTVNVIGLLNPAFGNECENRDSSGNGGQGASAEGVAAHSPGVLSGNNVQAPVDVPVNVCGNTVDVVGALNPAAGNTCENEGGPGIEPPVVEPPVEPPVVTPPVVTPPVTPPVTPPVTPPVTPPVTPPVTPPVTPPVTPPVTPPVVTPPVTPPVTPPVTPPVVTPPVTPPVVTPPVTPPVVTPPLTPPTGEPRTEVEPKVTTEQLAHTGADANLGMAGGAAAALVLGGTMLVRRTRASKS
- a CDS encoding rodlin, producing the protein MIKKVLATGAVAASILGLGATQAMAIGDDGGTTSVNGNGASQSFGNAETHGDGSPQFGLVQGSLNKPCIGLPAKANVGSLVGLVPVAVQDVNVLSSPQNQQCTENSTQAKGDEPLSHILDGIPVLSGNGAGNS
- a CDS encoding chaplin is translated as MKYTKVAAIAAGTLMAMGAAAPAFADSGAEGGAAYSPGVLSGNNVQVPVHVPLNLCGNSVNVIGLLNPAFGNTCSNV
- a CDS encoding rodlin, translated to MIKKIMASAAVAASIVGVSAAIAPQAMAIGNDGGTTSVNGNDAIQSYGNSATHGDMSPQFALIQGSLNKPCVALPAKANVGSVLGAVPVSVQDINVLASPQNQQCTENSTQAKGDEALSHILDDIPILSGNGAGNN